The Leptodactylus fuscus isolate aLepFus1 chromosome 5, aLepFus1.hap2, whole genome shotgun sequence genome segment CTCAAAGTTAAGAAATATTTTATGTTGTTAAAAATATAAATGGtacagtttttatttttgtagagTTTTTTTAGTTTATCAGTAGTTAGAAAGTTACACTATAGTAAAATAATCTTTACTAAATTATAGATATAATGGTTAATGTAGTTAAAAAAACATTCTAAGtaacaaataaaaagaaaaaaaaagtggtggaTATCCTGGATAACAAGAGAGATTATATACATTAGATAAAATAAATAGtacgctattttttttttttcaattttagtgTACACCTAACTTTCTTTAGCTTTTTCTCGAAATAATACACAGTGTAATTTCGCAATAATAACCACCCCAAAAATACTACAGCCCTTCTATGTAGCCTAGTGACTTAACAGAAAATAATCAAAGAGCCCAAGGAACcctccaacacacacacacacatacacacacacatacatacacacacacacacacacacacatacatacacacacacactaccagCACATGTTTGGCTTCATAGCCTAGTTATTCTTAGATATTCCTTCTTTGATCTCATTTTGCAAGAAGACAACAGTTTCGACAGCTTAAATATACAGTTGAAAATGTATAAAACCTAAAAGTCAATTTAAATCTAAATAACAAACTgaaatttaaaattttaaaacTTAAGTGCAACttttcaattatttatttctattgcaCTTGTTCAGCTTAGTTGcacattcaaatttttatttatcATTATCACTTTAtggcaaaaaacccaaaacttctGAAGGCAGGTGTGTGGAGGGACAAGTGAAAAGAAACAAAAGTAGAAGAGATCATTAAAATGACGGTCATGTGAatattcccattcacttgaattgaatttaatgttgccatgtgacatcacatggtcattATTTACTATTATGTGAATATAGATTTTCtcataggtaagcaaaaatgtgaCTGCTGGATCAAATTGCACAAAGTTTgtgtgtagtctgttaccatggaaaaataaaggtagaagtcggaaacccacaaagtggagaccaggcgcaggtgtgaacccacccttacacaGTTTTTAGACAACCAGATCCAGATGACATAAAAACTTaaaggaaattacagcatgtagaCAACCAGGTCATATCAAGTCCCAGATGCTTTGGTGAAAAGCCATGGAGTGCTGCTATGGAGTGAGGGGCTGTCCCCTGACATGTACTAACACAACCACATCTGGTCACTTGGTCACTATCAAACTGAAGAAGGTGAAGTGTATCACCTGATGACATTTCCTCTGTAATTTAAGATCAAGACATtttgattaaaagaaaaaaaaccaaaaaaacaaaaaaaacaaatggtCATGGAAATTGATCAGACAACCTTATGACAAGTTTTAATAAACTGCCATTCTAAGAAGCCAAAGAGCAACATTAGAGCTCtataatatatttccaaaaaTTAGACTAAAGGGGTTGTATGTTTTGAGCAAGTCCTACTGGTTACAATGGTCCTTTATGTTTGGTCCCTTAGTATAACTTGTGAACTGTGTAGAGACCTGGCAGAAAATGTTCATATCCTGAGCACTAACACCATAGCCGAAATTAGGAGAATTAGACAACTTTCATAAATCTCCCCTTCATCTATGAACATtgaatacagtgtaatatatgtcATATTTCTTTATAGTCATTTAGAATCCCTAATCGATAGAACAATATAAACCTTACCTTTGTTACTTGTTCAGTGGAAATATTTTCATCAGCAACAAGAGAGTCACTGGTATCTATGAGATTGTCTGTTGGGACgttctccactggtttcagatAAGCAATTTCATTCTGCTTGGAATCCAGAGTCACACACACATCATATGAGAATGGGAAAGGTAAACTTGTATCACTGATCTCAGACGGACATCCCAGGGTGAACTGAGGATACACATTTCTACCGTATGTTCCGAAACTTGGCGGTGTACTTGACTTCCGACACTTTGCTATAACTGTAATCAATACTGTTATAATGAACAATAAGGAAATCAGAGCTATAGCGATTACCAGGTAGAAGGTGGCACTAGAGGGAATGTCTGATTTACTGGGATGGCGCTTTATCTCTGGTACAACCTGTTGGAAGTTCTCGGCCACAACCATAGTAATTGTGACTGTAGATGACAGAGATGGGACTCCATTGTCTTTTACCAGAACCACAATATTTTGCCTCAAGGAATCCATGCCTGGAAGATCTCGCCCGATCCTGATCTCACCAGTATATTGTCCAATGGTGAATAATGTTGGATCAGGAACTTGTAGTAAGTGATAGGAGAGCCAGGCGTTGTGTCCAGAGTCGGCGTCCACTGCGATCACTTTGGTGACTAGATAACCTTTCTCAGCAGAATGAGGAATAAACTCAAATAATGGCGATCCCTCAGTGTCTGGTGATGGGTAGAGGATCTTAGGAGCATTATCATTCTTATCAATGATACATATCCTCACGGTGACATTACTGCTTAGAGGAGGAGATCCACTGTCTTTAGCCATCACCTGGAACTGAAATTCTCGCAACTGTTCATAGTCAAATGATCTCTGGGCATAGAGAACCCCGCTCATTGAGTTTATGGACACATACGATGTGACTGGGATATTATCTATATTTCTGTTGATAATGGAGTATATTATCTGAGCATTGTCATTATCATCTGGGTCTGACGCATGGACGGTGTGCAATGACGTTCCGGCTGGAGTGTGCTCCGCAATATAAGCAATATAACTCGATTTATCAAAAAGTGGGGAATTGTCATTTATATCAAAAATGGTTATATAAAGCGTTTTCTTGGTAACCATTGGAGGGATTCCTCCATCCTCAGCGATAATGGTGATGTTATAAGTAGAATTCTTCTCTCTGTCCAAGTAAGTTGCAGTCACAAGTTTGTAGTAATTGTTAGATGATGGGATCAATTTAAATGTTACGGTTTCTGATATTTGACAAGTTACTTCACCATTTTGTCCAGAGTCTAAATCCTTAATATGAATTAATGCCACAAGTGTCCCAGGTGCGGAATCCTCTGGAATAGGTGTGGATAGTGACGCCAGCGTTATTTCAGGAGCATTATCATTGACGTCCTCTAGATCTATTATGATAGTACACTTAGCTGCGAGGCCTCCGCCATCGGTCGCTTCCACCGTCATCTCGTAACTTTTTGTGGTTTCATAATCCAGTTCCCCTTTAGTTTTAA includes the following:
- the LOC142204617 gene encoding protocadherin gamma-B4-like; this encodes MTWQVIFLSLTLCSVAVSNELHYTILEEMKINAVVGNLVKDLGLNTNELEIRKLRIVSHNNRNYFNVSLDNGNLYVSDRIDREELCGSEPSCFIDLEILAENPVNVYPVQVEIQDINDNSPTFFKNTFELGISESASPGARFILGNALDLDIGTNSIQSYTLSPNQHFSLKEKTDSKGKKHPELILEQSLDRETQQKYTLILTASDGGKPPKTGTAFITIDVQDVNDNYPVFGQDTYKIHMNENSPVGSLVLQLDATDKDEGSNAEVTYSFSHMSEKANNVFTMESDTGIIKTKGELDYETTKSYEMTVEATDGGGLAAKCTIIIDLEDVNDNAPEITLASLSTPIPEDSAPGTLVALIHIKDLDSGQNGEVTCQISETVTFKLIPSSNNYYKLVTATYLDREKNSTYNITIIAEDGGIPPMVTKKTLYITIFDINDNSPLFDKSSYIAYIAEHTPAGTSLHTVHASDPDDNDNAQIIYSIINRNIDNIPVTSYVSINSMSGVLYAQRSFDYEQLREFQFQVMAKDSGSPPLSSNVTVRICIIDKNDNAPKILYPSPDTEGSPLFEFIPHSAEKGYLVTKVIAVDADSGHNAWLSYHLLQVPDPTLFTIGQYTGEIRIGRDLPGMDSLRQNIVVLVKDNGVPSLSSTVTITMVVAENFQQVVPEIKRHPSKSDIPSSATFYLVIAIALISLLFIITVLITVIAKCRKSSTPPSFGTYGRNVYPQFTLGCPSEISDTSLPFPFSYDVCVTLDSKQNEIAYLKPVENVPTDNLIDTSDSLVADENISTEQVTKRKCHQVIHFTFFSLIVTK